A stretch of Flexivirga aerilata DNA encodes these proteins:
- a CDS encoding acyl-CoA carboxylase subunit beta has translation MTDLRSAPAPTTDANLPDLQADSMPTLVERTAELARLRATVLAGPDQRATERQHARNKLTARERIDLLLDQGSFREIETFRRHRATGFGLENRRPATDGVITGWGTVYGRKVFVYAHDFRIFGGALGEAHAQKICKVLDLAVAARCPIVGINDGAGARIQEGVTALAGYGEIFRRHVAASGVIPQISVIAGPCAGGAAYSPALTDFVFTIQNTSQMFVTGPDVVAAVTGEEVTMNDLGGAVPHSQKSGVAHFAHPDEPECFADVRYLLSLLPRHNQERPPIDEGLDDPVDRRLPELTAIVPADPATPYDMREVIDAVVDDQQWIEIHENWAKNILCALGRIGGEVVGVVANQPLVLAGALDIAAAEKAARFVTMCDSLGISLVTLVDVPGFMPGVDQEHGGIIRHGAKLLYAYCNATVPRVQVIVRKAYGGAYIVMDSRSIGCDLSFAWPTNEVAVMGAEGAASIIFRREIAQADDPDQVREDRINLYRDELMHPYYAAERGLVDDIIDPADTRAVLCDALSTLATKRVTLSERRHGNQPA, from the coding sequence GTGACTGATCTGCGATCCGCACCTGCCCCCACTACAGACGCGAATCTGCCTGACCTGCAAGCAGATTCGATGCCTACGCTGGTTGAGCGCACGGCTGAACTCGCCCGGCTTCGTGCGACCGTGCTGGCTGGACCCGACCAGCGGGCGACCGAGCGGCAGCATGCACGCAACAAGCTCACGGCGCGGGAGCGCATCGATCTGCTACTCGACCAGGGATCGTTCCGCGAGATCGAGACCTTCCGCCGGCATCGTGCGACAGGGTTCGGGCTGGAGAACCGACGTCCGGCGACCGACGGCGTCATCACCGGGTGGGGAACGGTGTACGGGAGGAAGGTCTTCGTGTACGCCCACGACTTCCGCATCTTCGGCGGTGCGTTGGGTGAGGCGCACGCACAGAAGATCTGCAAGGTCCTCGACCTGGCCGTTGCCGCACGCTGCCCAATCGTTGGCATTAACGACGGGGCCGGCGCGCGGATCCAGGAGGGAGTCACCGCGCTGGCAGGGTACGGCGAGATCTTCCGTCGGCACGTCGCGGCGTCCGGGGTCATTCCCCAGATCAGCGTCATCGCGGGTCCGTGCGCAGGTGGCGCCGCCTACTCACCTGCGCTTACGGACTTCGTCTTCACGATCCAGAACACGTCTCAGATGTTCGTCACCGGACCTGATGTGGTTGCGGCAGTGACGGGTGAGGAGGTCACCATGAATGATCTCGGTGGCGCCGTCCCGCACTCGCAGAAGTCGGGGGTCGCCCACTTCGCCCACCCGGACGAGCCCGAGTGCTTCGCCGACGTGCGCTACCTGCTGTCACTGCTCCCGCGGCACAACCAGGAGCGCCCGCCGATCGACGAAGGCCTCGACGACCCGGTCGACCGACGACTTCCCGAGCTGACGGCGATCGTTCCCGCCGACCCGGCCACGCCGTACGACATGCGCGAGGTCATCGACGCGGTGGTCGATGACCAGCAATGGATCGAGATCCACGAGAACTGGGCAAAGAACATCCTCTGCGCGCTCGGCCGCATCGGCGGCGAGGTCGTCGGAGTGGTCGCCAACCAGCCCCTGGTCCTGGCCGGTGCGCTCGACATCGCCGCGGCCGAGAAGGCCGCGCGGTTCGTCACCATGTGCGATTCCCTGGGTATCAGCCTGGTCACACTGGTGGACGTGCCTGGGTTCATGCCTGGCGTCGACCAGGAGCACGGCGGAATCATTCGCCACGGAGCCAAGCTGCTCTACGCGTACTGCAACGCCACGGTTCCTCGCGTCCAAGTCATCGTGCGTAAGGCGTACGGCGGCGCGTACATCGTGATGGACTCTCGGTCGATCGGCTGTGATCTGTCCTTCGCCTGGCCAACCAACGAGGTCGCCGTGATGGGTGCGGAGGGTGCCGCCAGCATCATCTTCCGCCGCGAGATCGCGCAGGCCGACGACCCGGACCAAGTGCGCGAAGACCGCATCAATCTCTATCGCGACGAGCTCATGCATCCCTATTACGCCGCGGAGCGCGGCTTGGTCGACGACATCATCGATCCCGCAGACACCCGGGCGGTGCTGTGCGACGCGCTCAGCACGCTGGCGACTAAGCGCGTGACGCTGTCGGAGCGCAGGCATGGCAACCAGCCGGCGTGA
- a CDS encoding YcaO-like family protein, which produces MPGDHLVVTGAFDRSSAQRQASTRAAVAARALAQAAWCEDTTGNTTIAPEDLGLPPALPRQPELWASCIGLVTGDPYTVPVRGLMPSSDGDRVLNLIAGGASMAATVAVATQHAVQETVARDLVARWWRRAADQRRPLLPAHDLLLEAISPARADELDHENLSVSGYLLRVGAGSTLAVVTLRCVTTGALSIGDHLVGPWTPHEALREAFVEASVRRAVAVEAIGEGPGAHPDTQCLVRRWLMGPRIHERLSASCAPVRPNNLPDSADYTDVITHAMARYDHEPVAMIVAEEAGCLAAACCPGTVEPLRW; this is translated from the coding sequence GTGCCGGGGGATCACCTGGTCGTCACAGGAGCCTTCGATCGCTCCAGTGCGCAACGACAGGCGAGTACCCGCGCTGCAGTGGCGGCCCGGGCGTTAGCTCAAGCCGCCTGGTGCGAGGACACGACGGGCAACACAACCATCGCTCCGGAGGACCTGGGGCTGCCGCCGGCCCTGCCACGGCAACCGGAGCTGTGGGCATCGTGCATCGGTCTGGTCACCGGTGACCCGTACACCGTTCCAGTCCGGGGCCTGATGCCCTCGAGCGACGGTGACCGGGTCCTCAACCTGATCGCGGGCGGGGCGAGTATGGCGGCCACGGTCGCAGTCGCAACCCAGCACGCTGTGCAGGAGACGGTCGCTCGAGACCTCGTCGCCAGGTGGTGGAGACGCGCCGCCGACCAGCGCCGCCCCTTACTTCCCGCGCATGACCTGCTGCTCGAGGCCATCTCACCGGCCCGAGCCGACGAGCTGGACCACGAGAACCTCAGCGTCTCGGGCTATCTGCTCCGGGTGGGTGCGGGGTCCACGCTGGCCGTCGTGACTCTGCGGTGCGTCACCACCGGTGCTCTCAGTATCGGAGATCACCTGGTCGGGCCATGGACTCCGCACGAGGCGTTGCGGGAAGCTTTCGTCGAAGCATCGGTGCGACGGGCCGTAGCCGTCGAGGCGATCGGCGAGGGCCCCGGTGCTCATCCAGACACTCAGTGCTTGGTCCGCCGCTGGCTGATGGGCCCACGAATCCACGAGCGGCTCAGCGCCAGCTGCGCACCGGTGCGGCCAAATAACCTGCCTGACTCGGCTGACTACACCGACGTGATCACCCATGCGATGGCGCGGTACGACCATGAGCCCGTCGCGATGATCGTCGCCGAGGAAGCCGGCTGTCTGGCAGCTGCCTGCTGCCCGGGCACGGTCGAGCCGCTTCGCTGGTGA
- a CDS encoding phosphopantetheine-binding protein, translating into MTTTRTDQDTLAMVIEAMRDMGIDGVDITPDTHLREDLDVDSAELVELVTDVAGQAPDGKALKHVRTVAELVTFLDGGAPDQPSEPIKESA; encoded by the coding sequence ATGACCACCACCCGCACCGATCAGGACACGCTTGCAATGGTCATCGAGGCCATGCGCGACATGGGCATTGATGGCGTCGACATCACCCCTGACACCCACCTCCGGGAAGACCTGGACGTGGATTCCGCTGAGCTCGTGGAGCTGGTGACCGACGTCGCCGGGCAGGCTCCTGACGGCAAGGCGCTCAAGCACGTCCGCACCGTGGCCGAGCTGGTCACGTTCCTCGATGGCGGCGCGCCTGACCAGCCGTCCGAACCGATCAAGGAAAGCGCATGA
- a CDS encoding phosphotransferase family protein gives MTGGVSSAVHEVTVDVRGARTLVILRQYPGGLGLHETLTNEIANLELVAGSGLPVPRVLAADAAGDSTDGSPSLLMTRLPGQVELNPTEPGSWRTRTAELAALVHSLDLPAPTFRPWADSWIAPLAELRVPADAQRPGVWRAAFEVMAAPPPADRAVFLHGDFLPVNLLWSGGAITGLTDWNGIHRGSRAIDVGHCRRYLAALYSPEESEDLRSRYESIAGVALDPWWDLFALLHYDDSQSRWVRRQVAGRCPVDACGMTARVEAVVKGALARF, from the coding sequence ATGACGGGAGGCGTCTCCTCCGCGGTGCACGAGGTCACCGTGGACGTGCGCGGTGCGCGGACTCTCGTCATACTCCGTCAATATCCGGGTGGCCTCGGTTTGCACGAGACGCTCACGAACGAGATCGCCAATCTTGAGCTGGTCGCAGGAAGTGGGCTGCCGGTGCCGCGCGTCCTGGCCGCAGATGCTGCCGGTGACTCGACCGACGGTTCGCCGTCGCTGCTGATGACCCGGCTTCCAGGGCAGGTCGAGCTCAACCCGACCGAACCCGGCTCCTGGCGGACGAGGACCGCCGAGCTCGCCGCGCTCGTGCATTCGCTCGATCTTCCCGCCCCAACCTTCCGGCCCTGGGCGGACTCCTGGATTGCTCCGCTCGCCGAGTTGCGGGTGCCTGCGGACGCGCAGCGACCCGGCGTATGGCGAGCGGCGTTCGAGGTGATGGCCGCACCGCCACCGGCGGACCGAGCGGTCTTTCTGCACGGCGACTTCCTGCCAGTCAATCTCCTCTGGTCCGGAGGGGCCATCACCGGCCTGACCGACTGGAACGGCATCCATCGCGGATCGCGCGCGATCGACGTCGGGCACTGCCGTCGCTACCTCGCCGCGCTCTACTCCCCGGAAGAGTCCGAAGATCTCCGATCGCGCTACGAGTCGATCGCCGGCGTCGCGCTCGACCCGTGGTGGGACCTGTTCGCGTTGCTGCACTACGACGACAGTCAGTCGCGATGGGTCCGCCGCCAGGTCGCCGGACGCTGTCCGGTCGACGCATGCGGTATGACGGCACGCGTAGAGGCCGTCGTCAAAGGGGCACTGGCGCGGTTCTGA
- a CDS encoding beta-ketoacyl-[acyl-carrier-protein] synthase family protein, translating to MSTDNRDVLITGVGVVVPGARDLSELSPDHFRDRVMARPIDRFDTTGHTSSTAAVVDDAELASVPRRLRKRVDRFCALSLVAVDRALGAAGLVSNDGTLSSAVDRDRAGVIFGNMFGGWEMTEDSLRRLCQVGYTGVSPYIAAGWFPTASQGQVSIRWGLRGFSKTVVADTASGATAVGTAADAIRSGRADLVIAGAAEAPVTPYTWTFCTTTGRLSPTTYRPFTASADGFTAGEGSVVFVLESAANAQARGATPLAKFGGFASTHAHSKAPFAEPAATTWSAFTALQRAGVHAGEVDYVGLDAQGQTGADQAELHGLDTILGSNSDAVGRHTIKPHTGHLLGAAAAVELGAAVHAIQRGASQTALVHARGAEGTVTSSVLTAA from the coding sequence ATGAGCACAGATAACCGTGACGTCCTGATCACCGGCGTGGGCGTCGTCGTACCCGGCGCGCGTGATCTGAGCGAGCTGAGCCCGGACCACTTTCGGGATCGGGTGATGGCCCGCCCCATCGACCGGTTCGACACGACCGGGCACACGAGTAGTACCGCCGCCGTGGTGGACGACGCAGAGTTGGCCAGCGTCCCCCGTAGGCTACGCAAGCGGGTCGACCGGTTCTGCGCCCTTTCTTTGGTCGCGGTTGACCGAGCGCTGGGAGCAGCCGGGCTCGTAAGCAACGACGGCACTCTCAGCTCCGCCGTCGACCGGGATCGTGCCGGAGTCATCTTCGGCAACATGTTCGGCGGCTGGGAGATGACCGAGGACAGCCTGCGGCGGCTTTGCCAGGTGGGCTACACCGGTGTCAGTCCGTACATCGCTGCGGGATGGTTTCCGACGGCCAGCCAGGGGCAGGTCAGCATCCGGTGGGGTCTGCGCGGGTTCAGTAAGACCGTCGTGGCTGATACCGCATCGGGCGCGACCGCAGTCGGCACAGCGGCGGACGCTATTCGTAGCGGGCGTGCCGATCTGGTGATCGCCGGCGCCGCGGAGGCGCCCGTCACCCCGTACACCTGGACGTTCTGTACGACGACCGGGCGGCTATCCCCAACCACTTACCGGCCGTTCACCGCGTCTGCGGACGGGTTCACCGCTGGAGAGGGCTCGGTGGTGTTCGTACTGGAGAGCGCAGCGAACGCTCAAGCCCGCGGCGCGACCCCGTTGGCCAAGTTCGGCGGTTTCGCCTCCACCCACGCCCACTCCAAGGCGCCCTTCGCCGAACCTGCGGCCACCACCTGGAGCGCGTTCACCGCACTGCAGCGCGCCGGCGTGCACGCCGGCGAGGTCGACTATGTCGGCCTGGACGCGCAGGGGCAGACCGGTGCTGACCAGGCCGAACTGCATGGCCTCGACACCATCCTTGGCAGTAACAGCGACGCAGTCGGTCGCCACACGATCAAGCCGCACACCGGCCACCTACTCGGCGCCGCCGCAGCGGTCGAGCTCGGCGCCGCCGTACACGCCATTCAGCGCGGCGCCAGCCAGACCGCCCTGGTGCACGCGCGAGGCGCTGAAGGAACGGTCACCAGTTCGGTCCTGACCGCGGCCTGA
- a CDS encoding cyclase family protein: MMTTTVAPELHRAADTLGRIVDLSVPIQASVSEATPVSVDVLDHAAGAAVLTQGRLTAADFPGGMAISNETVQLTTHTGTHMDAPLHYGPETLGRPARSIDEIPLEWCHAPGVRLDVRDVPVGKGITVAHLERALQRADHVLQDGEIVLLWTGASRLWGTQAYRTDFPGLTGAGTRWLVEQGVRVIGIDAWGMDRPTAVMVEDYENTGDQAYLWPAHMAGRTHEYVQLEKLNHLDQLPDATGFVVSCFPIPVMGAGAGWTRVVAHLPSP, encoded by the coding sequence ATGATGACAACGACAGTGGCACCCGAACTGCACCGGGCGGCCGACACCCTGGGTCGGATTGTCGATCTGAGCGTGCCGATCCAGGCCTCCGTGAGCGAAGCGACTCCAGTCTCCGTCGACGTCCTCGACCACGCCGCAGGTGCCGCCGTTCTCACCCAGGGCCGACTCACGGCAGCGGACTTTCCCGGCGGGATGGCTATCTCGAACGAGACCGTTCAGCTCACCACACACACTGGCACGCACATGGACGCTCCGCTGCACTACGGCCCGGAGACCCTCGGCCGACCTGCGCGCAGCATCGACGAGATCCCGTTGGAGTGGTGTCACGCTCCGGGCGTCCGACTGGACGTGCGCGACGTCCCGGTCGGCAAGGGCATCACGGTGGCGCACCTGGAGCGGGCGCTACAGCGCGCCGATCACGTGCTGCAGGATGGCGAGATCGTATTGCTGTGGACCGGAGCGTCGCGGCTGTGGGGTACGCAGGCGTACCGCACAGATTTCCCAGGGCTGACGGGCGCCGGGACGCGCTGGTTGGTGGAACAGGGTGTCCGCGTCATCGGCATTGACGCCTGGGGGATGGACCGCCCGACCGCCGTCATGGTCGAGGATTACGAGAACACCGGCGATCAGGCGTACCTTTGGCCAGCCCACATGGCTGGACGCACTCATGAGTACGTCCAGCTGGAGAAGCTGAACCATCTAGACCAACTCCCGGACGCGACTGGGTTCGTCGTCAGCTGCTTCCCGATTCCGGTCATGGGCGCGGGAGCCGGTTGGACACGTGTCGTCGCCCACCTGCCCTCACCATGA
- a CDS encoding cation:proton antiporter, translated as MSLAIACTAAALLTLSAVAGLAAHVTRQPVVVGELTVGILTGTALVYWRPELLSAPSTQEMTQLATLGLCLFLFTIGQEIRAGGSAWRSSAALAVLSAAIPFAFGIAAALWLIPTGTTGGWSSTVFLGVAMAATALPVLYRILDDHVVPERVRSLSLGAAGTLDLVMWITLGVIILARDAGHPSRWLLGPAAVAGILVIGRVVARALRIPWLPRAVAVLLLTGFVWAAAAATEVAGLHYACGAMLAGVTIPRDDSAVREVADTLRHGTFVWPSLYFVLAGAHVDLASVSQQGVWVLLVGTGAVVTKLAGSFTGARWAGLTRAEARQTAVLMNTRGLTEIVILDLGRQLGLIALPTYSALILLTLLATAMTSPLLRALSPQVTEYPPEPTPLSRPSKDRSTTVTRTAA; from the coding sequence GTGTCACTCGCCATCGCCTGCACTGCCGCGGCACTGCTGACGCTCTCGGCCGTCGCCGGTCTCGCAGCCCACGTCACCCGCCAACCCGTTGTCGTCGGCGAGCTCACGGTGGGGATCCTCACCGGTACCGCCCTGGTGTACTGGCGTCCCGAGCTGCTCAGTGCCCCGTCGACCCAGGAGATGACACAGCTAGCGACGCTGGGGCTGTGCCTGTTCCTGTTCACGATCGGGCAGGAGATCCGCGCCGGCGGCAGCGCCTGGCGGAGCAGTGCCGCGCTGGCGGTGCTCTCGGCGGCGATCCCGTTTGCGTTCGGGATCGCCGCAGCCCTCTGGCTCATACCGACCGGGACGACTGGCGGATGGAGCAGCACGGTGTTCCTGGGCGTCGCGATGGCGGCCACGGCGCTGCCGGTGCTCTACCGCATTCTGGACGACCACGTCGTTCCCGAACGGGTCCGCAGCCTCAGCCTCGGCGCCGCAGGAACTCTCGACCTCGTCATGTGGATCACGCTCGGTGTAATCATCCTCGCTCGCGATGCAGGGCACCCCAGTAGATGGCTGCTCGGTCCTGCCGCGGTAGCGGGCATTCTGGTCATCGGCCGGGTGGTGGCGCGCGCGCTGCGCATCCCGTGGCTGCCCCGAGCGGTCGCCGTACTCCTCCTCACGGGTTTCGTCTGGGCGGCCGCCGCCGCCACCGAAGTTGCCGGACTGCACTACGCGTGCGGGGCTATGCTCGCCGGAGTCACCATTCCGCGGGATGACTCTGCGGTGCGGGAGGTCGCCGACACCCTCCGCCACGGAACATTCGTCTGGCCGTCGCTCTACTTCGTGCTCGCGGGCGCACATGTGGACCTGGCCTCGGTCAGCCAGCAAGGTGTCTGGGTGCTGCTCGTGGGCACGGGCGCGGTCGTGACCAAGCTTGCTGGGTCATTCACCGGAGCCCGCTGGGCCGGACTCACCCGTGCCGAGGCGCGCCAGACAGCCGTCCTGATGAACACCCGTGGACTCACCGAGATCGTCATCCTGGATCTCGGCCGCCAGCTGGGACTAATCGCGCTCCCGACATACTCCGCGCTGATCCTGCTCACCCTGCTCGCCACGGCGATGACCAGTCCACTCTTACGCGCTCTGTCGCCCCAGGTCACCGAGTACCCACCCGAACCGACGCCGCTCTCCCGTCCCTCCAAGGATCGGTCGACTACGGTCACTCGCACCGCAGCCTGA
- a CDS encoding beta-ketoacyl-[acyl-carrier-protein] synthase family protein, producing MRRVAVTGMGVMAPNGIGVKAFAESLWNGRNGVSPISGFDASGFGSRIAGQLPEVVLPLPPAEDPEGGEDRVVRIALATATEAVTNAGLYAESLPDPTRMGVSLANAIGGTKFMTEHFPDITQEGLAPIDVASAHPRLHRAATFDIASSVIADTFGLMGPVTTLTTGCTGGNDAVGSALDTIRRGDADVMIAGAAEAPITPFVLACFDVIGALSVRNDDPAHASRPFDSDRDGFVLAEGAGLVVLEEWEHARRRGAPILAEVSGFGSTSNAFHMTDLPDDGTSLGHSLRLALQDAAVDPSEVGYVNAHGSSTPQNDVCETSAIRTILGAHADQAPVSSIKSMLGHALAAANAVELVASVLALQEQVLPPTINHVRPGPGCDLDYVANHAREVCDLRHVASLSSGFGGIHSTLVISREGTRK from the coding sequence ATGAGACGAGTCGCTGTCACTGGCATGGGCGTCATGGCGCCCAACGGCATTGGGGTGAAGGCGTTCGCTGAGTCGTTGTGGAATGGCCGCAACGGCGTGTCACCCATCAGCGGGTTCGACGCCTCCGGATTCGGATCCCGGATCGCAGGGCAGCTGCCCGAGGTCGTCCTACCGCTGCCACCGGCTGAGGACCCTGAAGGAGGAGAGGATCGCGTCGTCCGGATCGCTCTGGCGACTGCGACCGAAGCGGTCACCAATGCAGGTTTGTACGCCGAGTCCCTGCCGGATCCGACGCGCATGGGCGTTTCTCTCGCGAACGCCATCGGTGGAACCAAGTTCATGACCGAGCACTTCCCCGATATCACCCAGGAGGGTCTCGCTCCGATCGATGTCGCCTCCGCGCATCCCCGGCTGCATCGCGCAGCCACGTTCGATATCGCCAGCAGCGTCATCGCGGACACGTTCGGGCTGATGGGTCCGGTGACCACCTTGACTACCGGTTGCACGGGCGGCAACGACGCCGTCGGCTCGGCCCTGGACACGATCCGGCGAGGAGACGCCGACGTCATGATCGCTGGCGCGGCTGAGGCTCCGATCACGCCTTTCGTCCTCGCTTGCTTCGACGTCATTGGCGCGCTGTCAGTGCGCAACGATGACCCGGCGCACGCATCACGGCCTTTCGACTCCGACCGGGACGGGTTCGTCCTGGCCGAGGGTGCGGGCTTGGTGGTCCTGGAGGAGTGGGAGCACGCTCGTCGCCGCGGTGCGCCGATCCTGGCGGAGGTGTCGGGGTTCGGGTCGACCAGCAACGCGTTCCACATGACCGACCTGCCCGATGACGGCACGAGCCTGGGCCACTCGTTGCGGCTTGCTCTGCAGGATGCGGCCGTCGACCCCAGTGAGGTCGGCTACGTCAACGCTCACGGCAGTTCGACACCGCAGAACGACGTGTGTGAGACCAGCGCGATCCGCACCATTCTCGGAGCGCACGCGGACCAAGCTCCGGTCAGCTCCATCAAATCGATGCTTGGCCACGCGTTGGCCGCGGCGAACGCAGTGGAGCTGGTCGCTTCCGTGCTGGCGCTCCAGGAGCAGGTGCTGCCGCCCACCATCAACCACGTCCGGCCAGGCCCGGGCTGTGACCTGGACTACGTCGCTAACCACGCCCGCGAGGTCTGCGACCTGCGGCACGTCGCGAGCCTCTCCAGCGGGTTCGGCGGCATCCATTCCACGCTTGTGATCTCCCGGGAAGGGACCCGCAAATGA
- a CDS encoding MarR family winged helix-turn-helix transcriptional regulator, which translates to MTSEQAQVVPKNLAEPLWGSIGFLLSKAADQVESQFATALGPHGITPREYGILTTIARRGPQSQQQIGSQIGIDRTTMVNLVDSLEESGLVERVRDAKDRRRYALTLSPAAEKLVHKTLPVVDAETHDQYLAPLTAAERDTLVDLIRRLVAHNADNAAR; encoded by the coding sequence ATGACAAGCGAGCAGGCGCAGGTCGTGCCGAAGAACCTCGCGGAGCCGTTGTGGGGCTCGATCGGGTTTTTATTGAGCAAGGCGGCCGACCAGGTCGAGTCCCAGTTCGCGACTGCCCTGGGGCCACACGGCATCACACCCCGTGAGTACGGGATCCTCACCACGATCGCGCGCCGCGGGCCGCAGTCCCAGCAGCAGATCGGATCGCAGATCGGGATTGACCGGACAACGATGGTCAACCTGGTCGATTCCCTGGAGGAAAGCGGGCTGGTCGAACGAGTCCGTGACGCCAAGGACCGGCGCCGTTATGCGCTGACCTTGTCGCCGGCTGCGGAGAAGCTGGTCCACAAGACCCTTCCGGTCGTAGACGCCGAGACCCACGACCAGTACCTGGCACCGCTGACGGCGGCCGAGCGGGACACCTTGGTAGACCTGATCCGGCGACTGGTCGCTCACAACGCCGACAACGCCGCGCGCTGA
- a CDS encoding ACP S-malonyltransferase, translating to MVFSASHSAWVFPGQGSQEPGMGEDLRLASGTYRTLLEHASELTATHFDPAVPVQPVDGGGVHPTVLTQLSVFTVSVGLADALLQAGERPQVLAGHSVGEFAALAAGGWLEPSEALELVFHRASAMAACCRQEASMMAVLGIAPEIVANACAGSDAVLANYNAVRQTVVSGPTADLFHVGACLRDLGATVVELDVAGAFHSNLMAPARDALAPRIAAANLRPGHTPMISSISGSTISDVGRYRAALSEQVTAPVQWTAVLRTLDDVLPDDGGVLEIGPGRVLRGLQRKHDRRRPVGSCSSWAEAQELIQQPTVAAG from the coding sequence ATGGTTTTCAGCGCAAGCCACAGCGCGTGGGTGTTCCCCGGCCAGGGCAGCCAAGAGCCCGGCATGGGGGAGGACCTGCGCCTAGCAAGCGGCACGTACCGCACTCTTCTGGAGCACGCGTCCGAGCTCACCGCGACGCATTTCGACCCTGCCGTCCCCGTCCAGCCGGTCGACGGGGGCGGCGTGCATCCGACCGTGCTGACGCAGCTGTCGGTGTTCACCGTCTCGGTCGGCCTCGCCGATGCGCTGCTGCAGGCGGGCGAGCGGCCGCAGGTGCTGGCCGGGCATAGCGTCGGCGAGTTCGCTGCCCTGGCAGCGGGCGGCTGGCTCGAGCCGAGCGAGGCACTGGAGCTGGTGTTCCACCGGGCGAGTGCGATGGCTGCGTGCTGCCGTCAGGAGGCGTCCATGATGGCGGTGCTCGGCATCGCGCCCGAGATCGTGGCAAACGCGTGCGCGGGTAGCGACGCGGTTCTGGCCAACTACAACGCTGTGCGGCAGACGGTGGTGTCCGGACCTACTGCCGACCTATTCCACGTAGGCGCGTGCCTGCGCGACTTGGGCGCGACGGTGGTCGAGCTCGACGTCGCTGGGGCGTTCCACTCCAACCTGATGGCGCCGGCTCGCGACGCGCTCGCACCCCGTATCGCCGCGGCCAACCTGCGACCTGGTCACACGCCGATGATCAGCAGCATCAGTGGCTCGACGATCAGTGATGTGGGTCGCTACCGCGCCGCGCTGAGCGAGCAGGTGACCGCGCCCGTGCAGTGGACCGCGGTGCTGCGGACCCTCGACGACGTGCTGCCCGACGACGGCGGCGTGCTCGAGATCGGGCCGGGTCGCGTCCTGCGCGGTCTGCAACGCAAGCACGACCGCCGTCGACCGGTGGGTTCGTGCTCGTCATGGGCCGAGGCGCAGGAGCTCATCCAGCAGCCGACCGTCGCCGCCGGCTGA
- a CDS encoding 4'-phosphopantetheinyl transferase family protein, producing the protein MSIAIDVGCVSCWSGRLRRVQRLTSTAFTAEEINWARGEPARLTLAWTVKESVLKLLGCGFDGIGWKGVALIGCETTQLHIRLSPPAQELCHQRLVHPLVAVTCLGPSLVATALTGDCAATRLAAVCYQSYPRQARARAASRAARQAGRRAAHELGVGPVRFTAPREASPSSLGLADRPSVEAAFSHDCGIAIAAVSAARHPARGDATSFQLSDKLTIKRIDARFPR; encoded by the coding sequence ATGAGCATCGCGATCGACGTGGGGTGCGTCAGCTGCTGGTCCGGACGACTACGGCGTGTCCAGCGGCTGACCAGCACGGCGTTCACGGCGGAGGAGATCAACTGGGCTCGCGGTGAGCCCGCCCGGCTGACTTTGGCGTGGACGGTGAAAGAGTCTGTGCTGAAGCTGCTGGGTTGCGGTTTCGACGGCATCGGGTGGAAGGGCGTCGCGTTGATCGGCTGCGAGACGACTCAGCTGCACATCAGGCTGAGCCCGCCTGCCCAGGAGCTGTGTCATCAGAGGCTGGTGCACCCGCTCGTCGCAGTTACCTGCCTCGGACCTTCGCTCGTCGCTACTGCGCTCACGGGCGACTGCGCCGCCACCCGCCTGGCGGCGGTCTGCTATCAGTCGTACCCGCGTCAGGCACGCGCCCGCGCGGCTTCCCGCGCCGCCCGTCAGGCCGGGCGGCGCGCGGCGCACGAGCTGGGCGTGGGACCGGTGCGGTTCACCGCTCCTCGGGAGGCATCTCCGAGTTCGCTCGGCCTGGCCGACCGGCCCTCGGTCGAGGCCGCGTTCTCCCATGACTGCGGCATCGCGATCGCTGCGGTCAGCGCCGCGCGGCACCCCGCGCGCGGCGACGCGACAAGTTTTCAACTATCAGATAAACTGACAATCAAGAGAATTGACGCGCGGTTTCCGCGATAA